Proteins from a genomic interval of Candidatus Eisenbacteria bacterium:
- the yajC gene encoding preprotein translocase subunit YajC has protein sequence MERFLVGVAQAQQQEGARGAGGGSQQLLSTLFVLGSFILIFYFLLIRPQQKRQRESAKMIAALKRGDRVLTSGGFFGTVWDVKDDIVVLKLAEEVKVEVAKSAVQAVVSK, from the coding sequence ATGGAGCGGTTTCTCGTAGGGGTCGCCCAGGCCCAGCAGCAGGAGGGCGCGCGGGGCGCGGGGGGAGGGTCGCAACAGCTTCTGAGCACCCTCTTCGTCCTGGGTTCCTTCATCCTGATCTTCTACTTCCTCCTCATCCGTCCCCAGCAGAAGAGGCAGCGCGAGTCGGCGAAGATGATCGCGGCGCTCAAGCGCGGCGATCGCGTCCTCACCTCCGGCGGCTTCTTCGGCACAGTCTGGGACGTCAAGGACGACATCGTCGTCCTGAAGCTCGCCGAGGAGGTCAAGGTCGAGGTGGCGAAGTCGGCCGTCCAGGCGGTCGTTTCCAAGTAG